The DNA region ACGGTGAGCCGGAAGGACCGCCATGACATACCGGCCGTCGGCCAAAACCATCACCGCCTTGGCCACTTTCCGTCCGGAGGTATGGATCGAGGCCGCCAGTTCGGGCGCCGTATAAACCTCGGCGTGTGGGATCACCCGGTACGGAACCTTCTCCGTCTCGAAAAGCATCTTCAGCCGTTCGGGAGCCGTCGGCCACCCGGAGCGCTCCCTTTTTTTCCCAATCCCCTTGTAGCCTCTCCACCATTCCCTCAGCTTCATCGCGCTTTTCATCTCAAATGGGAGCATGACACACCTCCTGACGGGAACCCTTCTCCCACCGCCTCTTGAATTCTTCAAGGCCAATATTGGGCGGTGGACTTGATGAAGCCGAAGAGGATGTCCCGCCGCGCGACGATCCCCACCAGTTTACCGTCCCGGACGACCGGCACCCGGATCAGGTGATCCGCCTCCAGCAGCCGGATGATCTCGTCCACCGAGGTGTCTTCACGGACAAATTTGACGTCCCGCGTCATGATCTCCTCCGCCCGTACGTCTTTGGGATCCCGGTCCTTCATGAGGATGCCGAGCAGATCGAATTCGCTTACCAGCCCCACCAGCATTCCTCCGTTCTCCACAACCGGAAGGCTGCCGAAGTTATGTTTGGTCAGCTCGGAGGCGATGTGCCGGGCCGAATCGGAGGGCCTGCAAAACTTGACGTCCTGCTCCATCAGCAACGAAGCCG from Nitrospiria bacterium includes:
- a CDS encoding CBS domain-containing protein — its product is MRRTEYLTEKRDFHKLPASLLMEQDVKFCRPSDSARHIASELTKHNFGSLPVVENGGMLVGLVSEFDLLGILMKDRDPKDVRAEEIMTRDVKFVREDTSVDEIIRLLEADHLIRVPVVRDGKLVGIVARRDILFGFIKSTAQYWP